The Lacrimispora xylanolytica genome has a segment encoding these proteins:
- a CDS encoding heavy metal translocating P-type ATPase — translation MEKLEEIMDWGGSKKDITFLVISGVFLINSLFHLVPLPFDGAWVAILLCGIPIILEAVIGLVTEFDIKADVLVSIALIASVIIGEHFAAGEIAFIMQLGALLEDLTVEKARAGIEKLVHLTPRTGRRLVSNKEEIIPAEQIKAGDILRVLPGETIPVDGVILTGQTSMNQAVMTGESMPVDKKEGDEVLSGSVNQFGSFDMKAIKVGEDSSIQRMIRLVQSADAGKAKIVGIADRWATWIVITAVLSAALTWFLTGEILRAVTILVVFCPCALVLATPTAIMAAIGNATKHGFLVREGDALERLAAVKKVTFDKTGTLTYGTPGVSKVSSFLTELTKEEVFEMAAGAEARSEHPLGKAIALSYRETTKKEVPDGEEFIMLPGRGVKARVKGKEVMAGSPELLLTKDISLLPQQMEEGEEYRKTGCTVVYVSVDERAAGFVALSDTMREEATMVVSKVKEAGITPVLLTGDHRNGARQIGEQLGIGEVHASCLPEDKMSFIESWQKEKEYVCMIGDGVNDAPALKKAYVGIAMGGIGSDIAVDAADITLVSDEIKELPHLFQMSKKMMKTIKYNLAFSMILNFIAIVLAMTGVLNPVLGALVHNAGSILVIINSAFLLTWREKK, via the coding sequence ATGGAAAAATTAGAAGAAATAATGGATTGGGGCGGTAGTAAAAAGGATATCACATTTCTTGTAATATCCGGTGTGTTTCTGATAAACAGTCTTTTTCATCTGGTTCCCCTTCCCTTTGACGGGGCTTGGGTAGCCATACTTTTATGCGGGATTCCCATTATTCTGGAGGCAGTCATTGGCCTTGTGACAGAATTTGATATCAAAGCCGATGTCCTGGTTTCCATTGCTTTGATTGCGTCTGTCATCATTGGAGAGCACTTTGCTGCCGGAGAAATAGCCTTTATCATGCAGCTTGGAGCGCTGTTAGAAGACCTGACTGTAGAAAAAGCAAGAGCAGGAATTGAGAAGCTGGTTCATTTAACGCCACGCACTGGAAGAAGGCTTGTATCTAATAAGGAAGAGATTATCCCAGCCGAGCAGATAAAAGCAGGAGATATCTTAAGAGTATTGCCAGGAGAGACCATTCCCGTAGACGGTGTAATTTTAACGGGTCAGACCTCCATGAATCAGGCGGTAATGACCGGAGAATCCATGCCTGTGGATAAGAAAGAAGGGGACGAAGTCTTAAGCGGATCGGTCAACCAATTTGGTTCCTTTGATATGAAAGCCATAAAGGTTGGAGAAGACAGCTCCATACAGCGGATGATCCGTCTGGTCCAATCTGCAGATGCAGGTAAGGCTAAGATCGTAGGCATTGCCGACCGGTGGGCCACCTGGATTGTTATAACAGCGGTTCTTTCTGCCGCACTCACCTGGTTTCTCACTGGTGAGATTTTAAGAGCAGTAACCATTCTGGTAGTATTTTGTCCCTGTGCCCTTGTCCTTGCCACCCCCACCGCCATTATGGCTGCCATTGGAAATGCGACGAAACATGGATTTCTGGTAAGAGAGGGAGATGCCCTGGAGCGTCTGGCAGCTGTTAAAAAGGTTACCTTTGATAAAACAGGAACCCTCACCTACGGGACTCCTGGAGTCTCTAAGGTATCCAGTTTTTTAACGGAGTTAACGAAAGAAGAGGTATTTGAAATGGCAGCGGGAGCGGAAGCGCGTTCTGAGCACCCATTGGGAAAGGCTATTGCTCTTTCCTACCGGGAAACCACAAAAAAAGAGGTACCTGATGGGGAAGAATTCATTATGCTGCCAGGCAGAGGCGTTAAGGCGAGGGTGAAGGGAAAGGAGGTCATGGCGGGAAGTCCTGAACTTCTCCTGACAAAGGATATCAGCCTTTTGCCACAGCAGATGGAGGAAGGGGAAGAGTACAGGAAAACGGGCTGTACCGTTGTTTATGTTTCCGTGGATGAAAGGGCAGCAGGCTTTGTGGCCTTATCAGATACCATGCGAGAGGAAGCGACTATGGTGGTTTCCAAGGTGAAAGAGGCCGGAATCACTCCAGTGCTGCTTACGGGAGATCACAGAAACGGGGCAAGACAGATCGGAGAACAGCTGGGAATCGGGGAGGTTCATGCAAGTTGTCTTCCAGAAGACAAGATGAGCTTTATAGAATCCTGGCAGAAGGAAAAAGAATATGTCTGCATGATTGGGGATGGAGTCAATGACGCACCGGCCCTTAAAAAGGCGTATGTAGGAATTGCAATGGGAGGCATAGGAAGCGACATTGCAGTCGACGCTGCTGATATCACCCTGGTAAGTGATGAGATCAAGGAACTGCCTCATCTGTTTCAGATGTCAAAAAAGATGATGAAGACCATAAAGTACAATCTGGCATTTTCCATGATTCTAAACTTTATTGCCATAGTTCTTGCTATGACAGGTGTACTAAATCCAGTCTTGGGTGCCCTGGTACATAATGCAGGTTCGATTCTGGTAATTATTAATTCTGCATTTCTCTTAACCTGGAGGGAAAAGAAATAA
- a CDS encoding DODA-type extradiol aromatic ring-opening family dioxygenase translates to MIHPMFLCHGAPDLVLEDNEYIKLLRELGKNLKPKAVVLFTAHWETEVTTISSVEGTYDMIYDFYGFPAELYRIKYPAKGSPQLAEKVKNLLKEKQIESNLDHTRGMDHGTWSLLSIMFPEADIPVVQVSINPFRSKEEQFQIGEALKPLAEEDILILGSGSTVHNLGDLNGNATKPVAWAVEFDDWIIKKVEELNQNDLFHYQSLAPNARMAVPREEHIMPLFTAMGSGGDRTPKLLHRSYAYGTFTYLGFEF, encoded by the coding sequence ATGATACATCCAATGTTTTTATGCCATGGTGCACCAGACCTCGTACTGGAGGATAATGAATATATTAAATTATTAAGAGAGCTTGGAAAAAATTTAAAGCCAAAGGCAGTAGTGCTGTTTACGGCACACTGGGAAACAGAGGTCACGACAATTTCATCGGTGGAAGGAACCTATGATATGATTTATGACTTTTACGGATTCCCGGCGGAGCTTTACCGCATAAAGTATCCGGCGAAAGGCTCTCCTCAGCTGGCAGAAAAGGTAAAGAATCTTTTAAAAGAGAAGCAGATAGAATCCAACCTGGACCATACAAGAGGAATGGATCACGGAACCTGGTCCTTACTTTCCATCATGTTCCCAGAGGCAGATATTCCGGTGGTACAGGTATCTATTAACCCATTCCGTTCCAAAGAGGAACAGTTTCAGATTGGAGAGGCCCTAAAGCCTCTGGCAGAAGAGGATATATTAATCCTTGGAAGCGGTTCTACAGTACACAATCTGGGCGATTTGAATGGAAATGCAACAAAGCCGGTAGCCTGGGCAGTAGAATTTGATGACTGGATCATTAAGAAGGTGGAAGAGTTGAATCAAAATGATCTTTTTCATTATCAGTCCCTTGCTCCTAATGCCAGAATGGCAGTTCCAAGAGAGGAACATATCATGCCTCTTTTTACAGCAATGGGAAGCGGGGGAGATAGAACTCCAAAGCTCTTGCATCGAAGCTATGCTTACGGAACCTTTACTTATCTTGGTTTTGAGTTCTGA
- a CDS encoding 4-vinyl reductase, with amino-acid sequence MFDIFHSGEETSISRDTIGNIAEGRKHLGEEMPVMVYRLYEYTIKAELSHRYGEKAAKILFCNAGKSVGWAYASHFINQDLPFKEFFKTLKELLRVHKTGILKVETLDDRTEEELLTRREDVDCSRRSFAGKTHCKYDKEFLSGILCVYKGKECVVTKMDRWVRGLDIYRFHVGVNL; translated from the coding sequence GTGTTTGATATCTTTCATTCAGGGGAGGAGACTTCAATCTCCCGGGATACGATAGGAAATATAGCAGAAGGACGGAAGCATCTTGGAGAAGAAATGCCTGTAATGGTATATCGGCTGTATGAGTATACCATAAAAGCAGAATTATCACACCGGTACGGAGAAAAAGCGGCAAAAATTCTATTTTGTAACGCGGGCAAATCGGTTGGATGGGCTTATGCTTCGCATTTTATAAATCAGGACCTTCCTTTCAAAGAGTTCTTTAAGACACTAAAGGAGCTTTTAAGAGTACATAAGACCGGTATCTTAAAGGTAGAAACATTAGATGATAGAACAGAGGAAGAACTTCTTACCAGGAGAGAGGACGTCGACTGCTCCAGACGGTCCTTTGCTGGTAAGACTCATTGTAAGTATGACAAGGAATTTCTTTCCGGCATTTTATGTGTATACAAAGGAAAGGAATGCGTGGTCACAAAGATGGACCGCTGGGTCAGAGGTCTAGATATATACCGGTTCCACGTAGGGGTCAATCTTTGA
- a CDS encoding LysE family translocator, with amino-acid sequence MEGKNFSFAILKGFRFGLLLQFAVGPMCLIVFQTATAYGFIKGLSVVFAIALVDAFYIALSCVGVAAVMSRPGVQKTVKLIGCIVLVFSGVNTIFSAFHRNLLPDIPLFPDVTGGSLFMKGVVLTASNPLTIIFWSGMFSTQMIENNWKKEQLFLFAAGCVMATIVFLTGVSLIGSMASGFLPSALIQLLNAVVGFVLIGFGIKLLVKKDNARKTEEMA; translated from the coding sequence ATGGAGGGTAAGAATTTCAGCTTTGCGATTTTAAAAGGGTTCCGATTTGGATTATTACTGCAATTTGCTGTTGGCCCCATGTGCCTGATCGTCTTTCAGACAGCCACGGCCTACGGATTTATTAAGGGCCTGTCTGTTGTATTTGCCATTGCACTGGTTGACGCATTCTACATCGCACTTTCCTGTGTGGGAGTTGCCGCTGTCATGAGTCGGCCTGGCGTTCAAAAAACAGTTAAGCTCATAGGGTGTATTGTCCTGGTTTTCTCTGGTGTCAATACGATTTTTAGTGCCTTTCATCGTAATCTCCTGCCAGACATTCCTTTATTCCCTGATGTTACAGGGGGAAGCCTGTTTATGAAGGGAGTGGTTCTGACCGCCTCCAATCCTCTTACCATTATTTTCTGGAGCGGTATGTTCTCCACTCAGATGATTGAGAACAACTGGAAGAAGGAACAGCTTTTCCTCTTTGCCGCTGGGTGTGTCATGGCTACCATAGTATTTTTAACAGGTGTCTCTTTGATTGGGAGTATGGCAAGCGGATTTTTACCTTCCGCTTTGATACAATTGCTGAACGCGGTGGTAGGCTTTGTATTAATTGGGTTTGGGATAAAACTACTTGTAAAAAAGGACAATGCCAGGAAGACTGAAGAAATGGCTTAG
- a CDS encoding tyrosine-type recombinase/integrase → MPRRGENIYKRKDGRWEGRLLKKDGKYQYFYDSSYKGVKEKMKHSPETKKSKKKQDAVPAKDAAGLLEAWLEDTAQRVKPSTYDSYYRCMNKYIIPFYENNKYSRITEESVFRFTKLMKEETDLADSSRRKILAIFKIALREILKGSPEYIAILEQIKPPKGGEKEVEVFSMKDQRLIEQAALHHEDKRAIGVVMCFYTGIRLGELCALKWKDLDLETGTLSVNRTVSRVRNLEDGEDKTMLFVGSPKSRKSLRKIPLPEFLLQRLKAKRGEFDEEDYIYSGNQQPYDPRRFQKLYKRILNQAGVTDRKFHAIRHTFATRALELGVDIKTISELLGHSSVSITLNIYAHSLMEQKKAAIEKFNDLYEFNAKKQPLL, encoded by the coding sequence ATGCCAAGACGAGGTGAAAATATTTATAAGCGTAAGGATGGCAGATGGGAAGGACGGCTGTTAAAAAAAGATGGAAAATATCAGTATTTTTACGATTCCAGCTATAAGGGCGTGAAAGAAAAAATGAAACATTCTCCTGAAACTAAAAAGTCCAAAAAGAAACAGGACGCTGTCCCCGCAAAAGATGCAGCCGGTTTATTGGAAGCATGGTTAGAGGATACGGCTCAAAGGGTGAAGCCATCTACCTATGACAGCTATTACCGCTGTATGAACAAATACATAATTCCATTTTATGAAAATAACAAGTATTCCCGGATCACAGAAGAATCTGTTTTTCGCTTTACCAAGCTGATGAAGGAGGAAACAGATCTTGCAGATTCATCCCGGAGAAAGATTCTGGCCATCTTCAAAATTGCTTTAAGAGAAATTCTAAAAGGCTCCCCGGAGTATATTGCTATCCTGGAACAGATTAAGCCGCCAAAGGGAGGAGAAAAAGAGGTGGAAGTGTTTTCCATGAAGGACCAGCGCCTTATTGAGCAGGCCGCCCTTCACCATGAGGATAAACGAGCCATTGGCGTAGTCATGTGCTTTTATACCGGAATCCGTCTGGGTGAACTATGTGCCCTCAAATGGAAGGACCTGGATTTAGAAACCGGCACTCTGTCCGTTAACCGGACTGTTTCCAGAGTCAGAAACTTAGAAGACGGCGAAGATAAGACCATGCTATTTGTAGGTTCTCCAAAAAGCCGTAAATCATTAAGAAAAATCCCTCTTCCCGAATTTTTATTACAGCGCCTGAAAGCAAAGAGGGGCGAATTTGATGAGGAGGATTATATTTACTCTGGAAATCAACAGCCTTATGATCCCCGCCGTTTTCAAAAGCTATATAAAAGAATCTTAAATCAGGCAGGGGTCACAGACCGGAAGTTCCATGCCATCCGCCATACCTTTGCTACCCGTGCCTTAGAGCTGGGGGTTGACATTAAAACCATCAGTGAGCTGCTGGGGCACTCCAGTGTCTCCATCACCTTAAATATCTATGCCCATTCTCTGATGGAGCAGAAAAAAGCGGCCATTGAAAAATTCAACGACCTATATGAGTTCAATGCAAAAAAACAGCCTTTATTGTAG
- a CDS encoding MFS transporter produces MNKTQQSVIFINYFSLGILMPVLNLIFLERGADLKTLPLLIGLYALSALIFELPSGICGDLLGRKTAFLLSAVMKLFSLTLLIAADDITLLIPCVILNGMSRAFSSGSLDALFIEQAVEAHGQDCIPSVSSRLSILEAAGFAAGSISGGFISYWGGTEGVIMVQGGLTVIVFLLCVVGIREKKERKENEKRVALGAHLRMGKEAVISSGSLKYVLLGMFFTGLLISSIETYWQPVYLEVSALKDATWTLGLVSFMGFFMSAMGNAASEKLLIKYPLGKWNIYGICRLSFSLILVILSLQTNTPGFLLGYAGFYLFHGMGNVAENTLINQYTPNHIRASILSLSSFVFQLGCLSASLASSFLAARITIAGIWKLSGNLCFVSLIILLVQVMKRNKTIIDPKTP; encoded by the coding sequence ATGAATAAGACCCAGCAGTCGGTCATTTTTATTAACTATTTTTCCCTGGGGATTTTAATGCCTGTGCTGAATCTTATTTTCCTGGAGCGTGGGGCAGATTTAAAGACCCTTCCCCTTTTAATCGGCCTTTATGCCCTGTCAGCCCTGATTTTTGAGCTTCCAAGTGGAATCTGCGGGGATTTGTTGGGAAGAAAGACTGCTTTTTTATTATCCGCAGTAATGAAATTATTTTCTCTTACCCTTTTGATTGCGGCTGATGATATCACCCTCTTAATTCCTTGTGTTATCCTTAACGGCATGAGCCGGGCTTTTTCCTCTGGCAGTCTGGACGCTTTGTTCATTGAGCAGGCAGTAGAAGCACATGGGCAGGATTGTATCCCATCGGTCTCCTCCCGTTTGTCGATCCTGGAGGCAGCAGGATTTGCAGCAGGCAGTATATCAGGAGGATTTATCTCCTATTGGGGAGGGACAGAGGGGGTAATCATGGTCCAGGGAGGCCTTACCGTCATTGTATTTCTTTTATGTGTGGTTGGCATAAGGGAAAAGAAGGAGAGAAAAGAGAACGAAAAAAGAGTAGCTCTTGGAGCTCATTTAAGAATGGGAAAGGAAGCTGTCATATCCTCTGGAAGTTTAAAATACGTTCTTTTAGGCATGTTCTTTACCGGACTTTTGATCTCATCCATTGAGACCTACTGGCAGCCTGTATATTTGGAGGTATCTGCTCTAAAAGACGCCACATGGACACTGGGGCTGGTATCATTTATGGGATTCTTCATGTCTGCCATGGGAAATGCAGCCAGTGAAAAGCTGCTCATTAAGTACCCCCTTGGTAAGTGGAACATATATGGTATCTGCAGGCTGAGCTTTAGTCTTATTCTGGTGATTCTGTCCTTACAGACCAATACGCCAGGGTTTCTTCTGGGGTATGCAGGATTTTATCTTTTTCATGGTATGGGAAATGTGGCAGAAAACACGCTCATCAACCAGTATACGCCCAATCATATCAGGGCGAGCATACTATCCTTAAGCTCCTTTGTGTTCCAGCTTGGATGCTTATCCGCTTCCCTGGCAAGCAGCTTTCTGGCAGCCAGAATCACCATTGCGGGCATCTGGAAATTATCTGGAAACTTGTGTTTTGTATCCCTAATTATTCTGCTTGTCCAAGTGATGAAGAGAAATAAAACAATAATTGACCCCAAAACTCCATAA
- a CDS encoding metal-dependent transcriptional regulator, whose protein sequence is MQKEGVITKIQESAENYLETILMLHKKNGNVRSIDIAGELEFSKPSVSVAMKNLRENGYIEVDENGYITLLEEGQEIAERMYERHTLLSDWLISLGVTPKVALDDACRVEHVISAESFAAIKDHVNKDQNP, encoded by the coding sequence ATGCAGAAAGAAGGTGTTATTACGAAGATTCAGGAATCTGCTGAAAATTATTTGGAAACCATTTTAATGCTTCATAAGAAAAATGGAAATGTACGGTCCATTGACATCGCAGGAGAGCTTGAATTCTCCAAGCCCAGCGTCAGCGTCGCCATGAAAAATCTCCGGGAGAACGGGTACATTGAGGTGGACGAAAACGGTTACATCACTCTGCTGGAAGAAGGACAGGAAATCGCTGAAAGAATGTACGAGCGCCACACGTTACTGTCTGACTGGCTCATCTCTCTGGGTGTCACTCCCAAGGTCGCACTTGATGATGCCTGCAGAGTTGAACACGTGATAAGCGCTGAAAGCTTTGCTGCGATTAAGGATCATGTGAATAAGGATCAGAACCCATAA
- a CDS encoding metal-sensing transcriptional repressor: MKQCMDADNLHRRLKKIIGQVQAIDRMVEEDVPCEDVLAQINAAKSALHRVGQVVLEGHINHCVRDGIEHGDAEKTIESFTKAVERFANMT, from the coding sequence ATGAAACAATGTATGGATGCTGATAATCTGCATCGGCGCTTAAAGAAAATCATCGGACAGGTCCAGGCTATTGACCGCATGGTGGAAGAAGATGTTCCCTGCGAAGATGTTCTTGCCCAGATCAACGCAGCCAAATCTGCCCTTCACAGGGTAGGCCAGGTAGTTTTGGAAGGCCATATCAATCACTGCGTCAGAGATGGAATTGAACATGGAGATGCAGAAAAGACCATTGAAAGCTTTACAAAGGCAGTCGAACGATTTGCCAATATGACTTAA
- the mgtA gene encoding magnesium-translocating P-type ATPase, protein MRFLTGKLKDTQQMKNRLFKEEEIRNFAFLKEEELFLLLSAKKTGLTESEAEERLEEFGPNVITAGKKDTALHRLREAVINPFNVILLIIAAVTYFTDVLASSKPDYLTVGIIVGLVVLSSLVAFIQSQRSNAAAEQLTQMISNKADVWRDGVLTEIPMSEVVPGDVVQLSAGHMLPADVRFLTTKDTFLAQAALTGESAPVEKFSHGDNSPKDALTDLKNIGFMGSNVVSGSAGAIVLMTGNSTFFGSMAQSLSGDRAKTSFERGVDSVSGLLVRMMLIMVPIVFLINGVAKGDWAGALLFSFSIAVGLTPEMLPMIMTSTLAKGAVSMSKHKVIVRTLGAIQTFGEMDILCTDKTGTLTEDKVVLEKYMDIRGVDDTRILRHAFLNSYFQTGLKNLIDLAIINRAELNGLNDILESYHRVDEIPFDFARRRMSVVLSDRLGKLQLITKGAVEEMLEACSFMEMNGEVLPMDEETRNIAMATYNKYNAEGLRMIAVAQKNEVPGVGTFGVADEQDMVLIGFVGFLDPPKESAGAAVSALLEHGVRTVVLTGDSEGVAAKVCKKVGVDVDHILTGRDVEAMTDEALFEAVKACNLFAKLSPSQKERVVKTFQSAGHTVGYMGDGINDAPALHQADVGISVESAVDIAKETADIILLEKDLMVLEEGVIEGRRTFGNIIKYIKMAASGNFGNMISVILASLFLPFLPMLPVQILTQNLLCDFSQMGIPFDRVDKEYLKKPHKWETKSIKTFMGFFGPLSSIFDLLCFGVMWWAVGANKLELSPLFQCGWFVFGTVSQVLVIHMIRTEKLPFIQSVPSLPLLISTCIVAALALGIGFSGFGVGFDMRPLPLIFIPWLVALLAGYLICVQILKKVYIKRYKEWM, encoded by the coding sequence ATGAGATTTTTAACAGGAAAATTAAAGGATACCCAGCAAATGAAGAACCGTCTTTTTAAGGAAGAGGAGATCAGAAATTTTGCATTTCTTAAGGAAGAAGAGCTTTTTTTGCTTCTATCAGCAAAAAAGACGGGCCTTACAGAGAGTGAGGCAGAAGAGAGGCTGGAGGAATTTGGCCCTAACGTAATTACAGCAGGAAAAAAGGATACGGCGCTTCACCGTTTGAGAGAAGCAGTCATTAATCCCTTTAACGTGATTCTTTTAATCATAGCTGCTGTTACTTATTTTACAGATGTTTTGGCATCTTCAAAACCGGATTATCTGACCGTAGGAATTATCGTAGGGCTTGTGGTGCTGTCAAGCCTGGTAGCATTTATTCAGTCCCAGCGCTCTAATGCAGCCGCTGAGCAGCTGACCCAGATGATATCCAATAAAGCAGATGTATGGAGAGACGGGGTGCTTACGGAAATCCCCATGAGTGAGGTGGTTCCGGGTGATGTGGTTCAGCTATCCGCCGGCCACATGCTGCCTGCGGATGTCCGCTTTTTAACCACCAAAGATACCTTCCTGGCTCAGGCAGCACTTACAGGAGAATCAGCTCCGGTGGAAAAATTCAGCCATGGGGACAACAGCCCAAAGGATGCATTGACCGATCTTAAGAACATAGGCTTTATGGGTTCCAATGTGGTCAGCGGTAGTGCAGGAGCCATCGTCTTAATGACAGGAAACAGTACATTCTTTGGTTCCATGGCCCAGTCCCTTTCCGGTGACAGGGCAAAGACCAGCTTTGAGCGTGGTGTGGATTCCGTCAGCGGACTTTTGGTGCGGATGATGCTTATTATGGTTCCCATTGTATTTTTAATCAATGGAGTTGCCAAGGGAGACTGGGCAGGTGCTCTTTTGTTCTCCTTTAGCATTGCGGTTGGTCTGACTCCGGAGATGCTTCCCATGATCATGACCTCCACCCTTGCAAAGGGAGCCGTCTCCATGTCAAAGCACAAGGTCATCGTCCGCACCCTGGGAGCCATTCAGACCTTTGGGGAAATGGATATCTTGTGCACCGATAAGACCGGTACCTTAACAGAGGATAAGGTGGTGCTGGAAAAATACATGGATATCAGGGGCGTGGATGATACCAGAATTTTACGTCACGCATTTTTAAACAGCTATTTCCAGACCGGACTTAAGAACTTAATTGACCTGGCTATTATAAACCGTGCCGAGCTAAATGGCCTTAATGATATATTGGAATCCTACCACCGGGTGGATGAGATTCCCTTTGATTTTGCCAGAAGAAGAATGAGCGTGGTCTTATCAGACCGCTTAGGAAAGCTTCAGCTGATCACCAAGGGTGCCGTGGAGGAAATGCTGGAAGCCTGCAGCTTTATGGAAATGAACGGAGAGGTTCTTCCCATGGATGAGGAGACCAGAAACATTGCCATGGCTACCTACAATAAATACAATGCAGAAGGCCTGCGCATGATTGCTGTGGCTCAGAAAAATGAGGTACCTGGAGTGGGCACATTTGGCGTGGCAGATGAGCAGGACATGGTACTCATTGGATTTGTAGGATTTCTTGATCCGCCAAAGGAGAGTGCAGGAGCCGCTGTTTCCGCCCTGTTAGAACACGGAGTACGAACTGTGGTGCTTACCGGGGACAGCGAAGGAGTGGCAGCCAAGGTCTGTAAAAAGGTAGGGGTCGATGTAGATCATATCTTGACCGGGCGTGATGTGGAGGCCATGACAGATGAGGCACTTTTTGAGGCTGTGAAAGCCTGTAATCTCTTTGCCAAGCTGTCACCGTCCCAGAAAGAGCGGGTGGTGAAAACCTTCCAGAGCGCAGGCCATACCGTAGGCTATATGGGAGACGGCATCAACGATGCACCCGCCCTTCATCAGGCCGACGTTGGAATCTCTGTTGAAAGTGCAGTTGACATTGCAAAAGAAACCGCGGATATTATCTTGCTGGAAAAGGATTTGATGGTGCTGGAGGAAGGCGTTATAGAAGGACGCCGTACCTTTGGAAACATTATTAAATACATTAAGATGGCGGCAAGCGGAAACTTTGGTAACATGATTTCCGTCATCCTTGCCAGCCTGTTCCTTCCGTTTCTTCCTATGCTTCCGGTACAGATTTTAACCCAGAATCTGCTTTGTGATTTTTCCCAGATGGGAATTCCATTTGACCGTGTAGACAAGGAATATTTAAAGAAGCCCCACAAATGGGAGACGAAATCCATTAAGACCTTTATGGGCTTTTTCGGTCCTTTAAGCTCCATCTTTGACCTGTTATGCTTTGGCGTTATGTGGTGGGCAGTGGGAGCCAACAAGCTGGAACTTTCTCCCCTGTTCCAGTGCGGCTGGTTCGTATTCGGTACGGTATCCCAGGTACTTGTTATCCACATGATCCGCACAGAAAAGCTGCCTTTTATACAAAGTGTACCGTCTCTTCCCCTTCTGATATCCACCTGTATTGTTGCCGCCCTGGCACTGGGAATTGGATTTTCAGGCTTTGGTGTGGGATTTGATATGAGACCTCTGCCGCTTATATTTATTCCCTGGCTGGTGGCACTGCTTGCAGGATACTTAATCTGTGTACAGATTTTAAAAAAGGTATATATCAAACGCTATAAAGAATGGATGTAA
- a CDS encoding FeoA family protein → MQSLNDVKIGGTYTIQWMMCSPHTMEMMKSHELEEGMTVRVVGEFYGSVILGVGDKRLAIGRDAAKEIKVSSFS, encoded by the coding sequence ATGCAATCATTAAATGATGTAAAAATCGGTGGGACCTATACCATTCAGTGGATGATGTGCAGCCCTCATACCATGGAGATGATGAAAAGTCATGAATTAGAAGAAGGCATGACCGTCCGAGTGGTAGGAGAGTTTTATGGAAGCGTGATTCTTGGTGTGGGTGATAAGCGGCTTGCCATAGGCAGGGATGCGGCAAAAGAAATTAAGGTGTCCAGCTTTTCTTAA
- a CDS encoding recombinase family protein yields MNNFYGYVRVSTLDQNMERQLVELNKWGVLEKNIYCDRLSGKDFNRPQYQKLKRKLKEGDVLVVKSIDRLGRNYEDIQREWREIVKIKKADIVIIDMPILDTRTNKDLIGTLISDIVLQLLSYVAQAERENIKQRQAEGIAIAKAQGRHLGRFPSPLPEDFYPVYEKWKRREYSLRTASEALGITISQFRTMIKKHKGSGNEDPT; encoded by the coding sequence ATGAACAATTTCTACGGTTATGTGAGAGTATCAACCCTCGACCAAAATATGGAACGGCAGTTAGTTGAACTTAACAAATGGGGAGTATTGGAAAAGAACATATATTGTGATAGATTATCCGGTAAGGATTTTAACAGGCCGCAATACCAGAAGCTAAAGAGAAAGCTAAAAGAAGGAGACGTCCTGGTGGTGAAAAGCATTGACCGGCTGGGAAGAAATTACGAGGACATTCAAAGGGAATGGAGGGAAATTGTCAAAATCAAAAAAGCAGATATTGTCATTATTGACATGCCTATTCTTGACACGCGTACCAATAAGGACTTAATTGGTACCTTGATTTCAGACATTGTCCTTCAGCTGCTTTCTTATGTCGCACAAGCGGAGCGTGAGAATATTAAGCAGAGACAAGCAGAAGGAATCGCCATTGCAAAGGCTCAGGGCCGGCATTTAGGGCGGTTCCCGTCTCCTCTTCCAGAGGATTTTTATCCGGTTTATGAAAAATGGAAGAGAAGGGAATACAGCTTAAGAACCGCAAGTGAAGCTTTGGGAATTACCATCAGTCAGTTTCGGACCATGATAAAAAAGCATAAAGGAAGTGGAAACGAAGACCCGACTTGA